Part of the Nocardia farcinica genome, ACGCGGGCGCACGACGTCGTCGTCGCCCACCCGGAACAGATCCGGCGCCAGCGCCTCGCACATGCCGTGGCCCTCGCACCGGTCCCGATCGACGACCACCCTCATCGCGCGAGCCGTTCCAGCCGGATGGGCAGCCCGTCGGCGGGCGTCGGCCCGGTACCCGCCACCAACAGCGGCTCGTAGCCCGGCCGCACGCTCCAGCGGAACCGCGTGAGCATCTGGTACAGCACGGCTTTCACCGTCATTCCGCCGAAGTACAGGCCGATGCACTTGTGCGCGCCGCCGCCGAAGGGCGCCCAGGCGAAGCGGTGCGATTTGTCCTCGCGGCGCTCCGGCGCGAACCGCTCGGGATCGAACTCGTCGGGATCGCGCCAGTACTGCGCGGTGCGCATCATCATGTACGGTCCGCACATCACCAGCGTGCCGCGCGGCAGGTAGTGCCCGCACAGCGCGGTGTCGGCGATGGTCTCGCGGGCCTGCTGCGCCACCGGCGCGTACATCCGCAGCGCTTCCTTGAACGCCATGTCCAGCAGCGGCAGCTCGTCGAGGTCGTCGTAGCCGACCGACTCCTTGCCGAGCCCGATCGCCTCGGCGCGCAGCTTGTCCTGCCACTCCGGATGCCTGCCGAGCTCGTAGACCAGCATCGAGGAGGCGATGGTGCTGGTGTCGTGCGCGGCCAGCATCACGAAGATCATGTGCTGCACGACCTCCTCGTCGGTGAAGGTGTGCCCCTCCTCCGTCGTGGCCCGGCTCAGCACGCTGAACAGGTCGTTGCCCTCCCCCGCGCGCTTGGCGGGCAGTTCGCGGCGGAAGTAGTCCTCGAGTCGGCGGCGGCCGCGCAGTCCGCGCGCCCACACGCCGCCGGGCACGTTCGCGCGCACCATCGCGGTGCCGCCGTGCACCGCGTCCTCGAACGCGTGCGCCAGCGCGACGCTCTCGCGGCCGAGTTCGGCGCCGGCGAAC contains:
- a CDS encoding ferredoxin, whose translation is MRVVVDRDRCEGHGMCEALAPDLFRVGDDDVVRPRTDTLGPADRDVAELAVDSCPVQALRLEGS
- a CDS encoding cytochrome P450, with amino-acid sequence MSLQLPTTVSAVSDNARHLRTRLSWQAQRAGLQVVKRYPTRIRPLAEPPPGSGLKPVLGDFGPPGIGYTLHTLADPMGFSRERFERLGPVSWLGVLGRPVVSVAGPEAFEEVLLDRDKVYSAQRGWEWLIGPFFHGGVMLRDFDDHMFHRRILQQAFTRPRLHGYQDLTSPLLRRGIESWCPAAEFHIHTAIKQLLLQQATEVFAGAELGRESVALAHAFEDAVHGGTAMVRANVPGGVWARGLRGRRRLEDYFRRELPAKRAGEGNDLFSVLSRATTEEGHTFTDEEVVQHMIFVMLAAHDTSTIASSMLVYELGRHPEWQDKLRAEAIGLGKESVGYDDLDELPLLDMAFKEALRMYAPVAQQARETIADTALCGHYLPRGTLVMCGPYMMMRTAQYWRDPDEFDPERFAPERREDKSHRFAWAPFGGGAHKCIGLYFGGMTVKAVLYQMLTRFRWSVRPGYEPLLVAGTGPTPADGLPIRLERLAR